A window of the Nocardia sp. NBC_01329 genome harbors these coding sequences:
- a CDS encoding roadblock/LC7 domain-containing protein, with protein MTMPSDPAQLDWLLQRLLSETAGARHAVLLAADGIQMCHTAGLSMDQADRLAAIASGVQALAGSASAEFGNGRGGVRQSMTEFYGGILFIVGAGAGALIAVLADDDADAGLVGAQMAALIEQVGEYLSAPPRGSRARLL; from the coding sequence ATGACGATGCCATCGGATCCAGCGCAACTCGATTGGCTTCTGCAGCGGCTGCTGAGTGAGACGGCGGGCGCGCGGCACGCGGTACTGCTGGCCGCGGACGGTATCCAGATGTGCCATACCGCGGGGCTGTCCATGGACCAGGCCGACCGGCTCGCCGCGATCGCCTCGGGCGTGCAGGCGCTGGCGGGTAGCGCCTCGGCCGAGTTCGGGAACGGTCGTGGCGGGGTCCGCCAATCGATGACCGAGTTCTACGGGGGGATCCTGTTCATCGTCGGTGCCGGCGCGGGCGCGCTGATCGCGGTGCTGGCCGACGACGACGCCGACGCCGGTCTGGTCGGCGCCCAGATGGCGGCCTTGATCGAGCAAGTCGGGGAGTATCTGTCCGCACCGCCGCGAGGGAGCCGGGCGAGGCTGTTGTGA
- a CDS encoding sensor histidine kinase, producing the protein MYESVPVASAEGMGRRQLLAPVLALGISITVGMGLLAAAILSVAPADRMITAVLISVAVVAACTAIATAVYFRGALAAEQRRSGEVLDHLVRTERRAASAEQAVAAEKEISATGERRRLAAIAALANAAGRMQTMTTSMLADLQDLEHRYGDQAVLTDLLKMGHATAQAGRLADSIAVLSGVRTGRRWAEPITMERILRAAIGRVSGYQRVRSRAIVDIAIAGHAAEGVIHALSELVDNACRFSPPTTEVHIYAAEIPAGLVVTIEDSGLVMSESALHRAQLTVSGTEGEATEGLSSLNGAGFGLTVVGRLARKYGLTVSYRPSAIGGTAAVVMIPRELTARIEPPVTPALPTGYSAVRAGLPPGIGGSPESGPFAVGPETGARLRATPANTGAADPARTRYRSANPAPDRYVSGRHSIPKHSSGEFPTATAPESEATTTGVLPKRRRGSTLAVAHPEGLPDPGSFDSVAAHDPSAKHRSSASSLGAFQRAVTGRAGADPQPFGGPIQPPGDAAARLSRHSMPTDREDDR; encoded by the coding sequence ATGTACGAATCAGTGCCGGTGGCCTCGGCCGAAGGGATGGGCCGGAGGCAGTTACTCGCTCCGGTGCTGGCGCTCGGGATTTCGATCACGGTGGGTATGGGGCTTCTCGCCGCCGCCATTCTCTCGGTCGCACCGGCGGACCGGATGATCACGGCAGTGTTGATCTCGGTCGCGGTGGTCGCGGCGTGCACCGCGATCGCGACCGCCGTGTACTTTCGCGGGGCACTCGCCGCCGAACAGCGCCGGTCCGGCGAAGTACTCGACCACCTGGTACGCACCGAGCGGCGCGCCGCGTCCGCCGAACAGGCCGTGGCAGCGGAGAAAGAGATCAGCGCGACCGGTGAACGCCGCCGCCTCGCGGCCATCGCGGCGCTGGCGAACGCGGCCGGCCGAATGCAGACCATGACCACCAGCATGCTGGCTGATCTGCAGGATCTCGAGCATCGGTACGGCGATCAGGCCGTCCTCACCGATCTGCTGAAGATGGGTCACGCCACCGCCCAGGCCGGGCGCCTCGCCGACAGTATCGCCGTCCTCAGCGGTGTGCGTACCGGGCGGCGCTGGGCCGAACCCATCACCATGGAACGTATTCTGCGTGCCGCCATCGGCCGGGTGAGTGGATATCAGCGGGTGCGGTCGCGGGCGATCGTCGATATCGCCATCGCCGGGCACGCCGCCGAAGGCGTTATCCACGCACTGTCCGAACTCGTCGACAACGCGTGCCGGTTCTCCCCGCCCACCACCGAGGTGCACATCTACGCCGCGGAGATCCCGGCCGGTCTGGTGGTGACCATCGAGGACAGCGGGCTGGTGATGAGCGAATCCGCGCTGCACCGCGCGCAGCTCACCGTTTCCGGTACCGAAGGTGAGGCCACCGAGGGGCTGTCCTCGCTCAACGGCGCCGGGTTCGGGCTCACCGTCGTGGGCCGGCTCGCCCGAAAATACGGTCTCACCGTCAGTTATCGCCCGTCCGCGATCGGCGGTACGGCGGCGGTCGTGATGATCCCGCGCGAACTCACGGCCCGCATCGAACCGCCCGTCACTCCGGCGCTACCCACCGGGTATTCCGCCGTTCGAGCGGGGCTTCCGCCCGGCATCGGCGGTTCCCCCGAATCCGGTCCCTTCGCCGTCGGCCCCGAAACCGGTGCACGATTGCGCGCAACTCCCGCGAATACCGGCGCAGCCGACCCGGCGCGCACCCGCTACAGATCCGCGAACCCCGCACCGGACCGGTATGTTTCGGGCCGGCACAGCATCCCGAAGCACAGTTCCGGCGAGTTCCCGACAGCGACGGCGCCGGAATCCGAGGCGACCACCACCGGCGTTCTCCCCAAGCGGCGCCGAGGTAGCACCTTGGCCGTCGCGCATCCCGAAGGTCTGCCCGACCCCGGCTCCTTCGACAGTGTCGCCGCGCACGATCCGTCTGCGAAACACCGCTCGTCGGCGTCCTCGCTGGGTGCGTTCCAGCGGGCGGTCACCGGCCGCGCCGGCGCCGACCCCCAGCCCTTCGGCGGACCGATCCAGCCACCCGGCGACGCTGCCGCGCGACTGTCCCGTCACTCCATGCCAACAGACCGGGAGGACGATCGATGA
- the era gene encoding GTPase Era: MPDSAEGEFRSGFVCFVGRPNTGKSTLTNALVGAKIAITSSRPQTTRHTIRGIVHRAHTQLILVDTPGLHRPRTLLGQRLNDLVRDTYSEVDVIALCIPADEKIGPGDRWIVQQVRQMAPKTTLLGVVTKIDKVSRDQIARQLMAVSELLGPETEVVPVSATKGEQVEVLVDVIASQMPPGPAFYPDGELTDEPEETLMAELIREAALEGVRDELPHSLAVVIEEILPREENEDLLDVHALLYVERPSQKAIIIGKGGARLKEVGTNARAQIEHILGSRIYLHLHVKVAKDWQRDPKQLGKLGF; encoded by the coding sequence ATGCCTGATTCCGCCGAAGGTGAGTTCCGATCCGGTTTCGTCTGTTTCGTCGGCCGGCCCAATACCGGTAAATCGACACTGACCAATGCGCTGGTGGGCGCGAAGATCGCGATCACCAGTTCGCGGCCGCAGACCACTCGGCACACCATCCGCGGCATCGTGCACCGCGCGCACACCCAGTTGATCCTGGTCGACACCCCGGGTCTGCATCGTCCCAGGACCCTGCTCGGCCAGCGACTCAACGATCTGGTGCGCGATACGTATTCCGAGGTGGATGTGATCGCGCTGTGCATTCCGGCGGACGAGAAGATCGGGCCGGGGGATCGCTGGATCGTGCAGCAGGTGCGGCAGATGGCACCCAAGACCACGCTGCTGGGCGTGGTCACCAAGATCGACAAGGTGAGCCGGGACCAGATCGCGCGGCAGTTGATGGCGGTCTCCGAACTGCTCGGGCCCGAGACCGAGGTGGTGCCGGTATCGGCTACCAAGGGGGAACAGGTCGAGGTCCTCGTCGATGTGATCGCCTCCCAGATGCCGCCGGGCCCGGCTTTCTACCCCGACGGAGAACTCACCGACGAGCCCGAGGAAACCCTGATGGCCGAGCTCATCCGGGAGGCGGCGCTCGAGGGGGTCCGCGACGAACTGCCGCATTCGCTGGCGGTGGTGATCGAAGAGATCCTGCCGCGCGAGGAGAACGAGGACCTGCTGGATGTGCACGCCCTGCTGTACGTGGAGCGGCCGAGTCAGAAGGCGATCATCATCGGAAAAGGTGGCGCCCGGCTGAAGGAGGTCGGGACGAATGCGCGTGCACAGATCGAGCACATCCTCGGCAGCCGAATCTATCTGCACCTGCACGTGAAGGTCGCCAAGGACTGGCAGCGCGACCCCAAACAGCTGGGCAAGCTGGGTTTCTGA
- a CDS encoding cytidine deaminase — protein sequence MSELDAEDNKLLVLARGALGRTGGSAGAAIRDTDGRTYAAGEVALRALRLTALQSAVAAAISSGAEGFEAAVVIGGKFADAGVAAVREVAAGAKIIFADASGAVFDIAEGYEATDA from the coding sequence ATGAGTGAGCTGGATGCCGAGGACAACAAGTTGCTGGTGCTCGCCCGGGGCGCGCTCGGTCGTACCGGCGGTTCGGCGGGCGCGGCGATCCGAGATACCGACGGCCGCACCTATGCCGCCGGGGAGGTCGCTCTGCGGGCGCTGAGGCTCACCGCCCTGCAGTCGGCGGTGGCGGCCGCGATCTCCAGTGGTGCCGAGGGTTTCGAGGCCGCGGTGGTGATCGGCGGCAAGTTCGCGGATGCCGGAGTGGCCGCGGTGCGGGAGGTGGCCGCGGGAGCGAAGATCATCTTCGCCGACGCGTCCGGTGCGGTGTTCGATATCGCCGAGGGTTACGAGGCGACCGATGCCTGA
- a CDS encoding hemolysin family protein translates to MTLLLVAVSLAAVGGVFAAVDSALNTLSPARLDDMARSDRPGAVRLGRIVDDRPRYVNLMVLLRILCEITATVLLAAALSSFMDSGWALLVTAVVMVLVSYVVIGVGPRTLGRQHAYTIALAAGLPLQFIGALLGPVSRLLILLGNAITPGKGFRNGPFASEIELREVVDMARERGVVADDERRMIQSVFELGDTAARAVMVPRTEMVWIESDKSVAQAMSLAVRSGHSRIPVIGENVDDIRGVVYLKDLVPYGDRGRSVPVREVMRDAVFMPDSKPLDDLLDEMQRRRNHMALLVDEYGGIAGLVTIEDVLEEIVGEIADEYDTDETPPIEEIESGRYRVSARLPIADLGELYGLPIDEEEVDTVGGLLAHELGRVPLPGAEVVAHGLELRGEGGADARGRVRVHTVVVSRAPEQNTDIDPGSEREHPSTRHDEGAGDE, encoded by the coding sequence ATGACCCTGCTGTTGGTCGCCGTTTCGCTCGCTGCCGTGGGTGGTGTCTTCGCCGCGGTGGATTCGGCGCTGAACACACTGTCACCGGCCCGGCTCGACGATATGGCGCGCAGCGACCGGCCCGGCGCGGTGCGACTGGGCCGGATCGTGGACGACCGGCCCCGGTACGTCAACCTCATGGTGCTGTTACGCATCCTGTGCGAGATCACCGCCACCGTGCTGCTGGCCGCCGCGCTGAGCAGTTTCATGGACAGCGGCTGGGCGCTGCTGGTGACCGCGGTGGTGATGGTGCTGGTCTCCTATGTGGTGATCGGAGTGGGCCCGCGCACCCTGGGACGGCAGCACGCGTACACGATCGCGCTGGCCGCCGGTCTGCCGCTGCAGTTCATCGGTGCCCTGCTCGGTCCGGTGAGCCGGTTGCTGATCCTGCTCGGTAACGCGATCACTCCGGGTAAGGGTTTCCGTAACGGCCCGTTCGCCTCGGAGATCGAATTGCGCGAAGTGGTCGATATGGCGCGGGAACGCGGGGTGGTAGCCGATGACGAGCGCCGGATGATCCAGTCGGTGTTCGAACTCGGGGATACCGCGGCCCGCGCGGTGATGGTGCCGCGCACCGAGATGGTGTGGATCGAGAGCGATAAATCGGTGGCGCAGGCGATGTCGCTGGCGGTGCGCAGTGGGCATTCCCGGATCCCGGTTATCGGGGAGAACGTCGACGATATCCGCGGCGTCGTCTACCTGAAAGATCTGGTGCCCTACGGAGATCGCGGGCGCAGCGTCCCGGTGCGCGAGGTCATGCGCGACGCGGTGTTCATGCCCGATTCCAAACCGCTCGACGACCTGCTCGACGAGATGCAGCGGCGGCGGAACCATATGGCGCTGCTGGTGGACGAGTACGGCGGGATCGCCGGTCTGGTGACCATCGAGGACGTGCTCGAGGAGATCGTCGGAGAGATCGCCGACGAATACGACACCGACGAGACGCCGCCGATCGAGGAGATCGAATCCGGGCGGTACCGGGTCTCGGCGCGGCTGCCGATCGCAGATCTGGGGGAGCTGTACGGGTTGCCGATCGACGAAGAGGAAGTCGACACCGTCGGCGGGCTGCTCGCACACGAGCTGGGACGGGTGCCGCTCCCGGGTGCGGAGGTGGTCGCGCACGGGCTGGAGTTGCGCGGCGAGGGCGGAGCCGACGCGCGTGGGCGCGTGCGGGTACACACCGTGGTGGTGAGCCGGGCACCCGAGCAGAATACGGATATCGATCCGGGATCGGAGCGGGAACACCCGTCCACCCGGCACGACGAGGGAGCAGGCGATGAGTGA
- the ybeY gene encoding rRNA maturation RNase YbeY: MSIEIANESGMEVPEEDLVGVARFVIDRMDVHPAAELSMVLVDLDTMSDLHMRWMDLPGPTDVMSFPMDELEPGGRPDSPEPGPSMLGDIVLCPEFALDQAAKAGHSLDHELALLTVHGVLHLLGYDHAEPAEEKEMFELQGQLLEQWYEELREAQRRAELAARDARLLGKTGFAAPEDTRSWPGDAHA; encoded by the coding sequence GTGAGTATCGAGATCGCCAACGAGTCGGGCATGGAAGTGCCCGAAGAAGACCTGGTGGGTGTCGCCCGGTTCGTGATCGACCGGATGGATGTGCACCCGGCCGCCGAACTGTCCATGGTGCTGGTGGATCTCGACACCATGTCCGATCTGCATATGCGCTGGATGGATCTGCCCGGCCCCACCGATGTGATGTCGTTCCCGATGGACGAGCTCGAACCGGGCGGTCGGCCGGACAGTCCCGAACCGGGTCCATCGATGCTGGGCGATATCGTGCTGTGCCCGGAATTCGCGCTGGACCAGGCGGCCAAGGCCGGGCATTCACTCGATCACGAACTCGCTCTCCTCACCGTGCACGGGGTGCTGCATCTGCTCGGTTACGACCATGCGGAACCGGCCGAAGAGAAGGAGATGTTCGAGCTGCAGGGTCAGTTGCTCGAACAATGGTACGAGGAGCTCCGCGAAGCGCAGCGGCGAGCCGAGCTGGCCGCCCGTGACGCCCGGCTGCTGGGCAAAACAGGTTTCGCGGCACCGGAGGACACACGCTCCTGGCCGGGTGACGCGCACGCGTGA
- a CDS encoding TetR/AcrR family transcriptional regulator: MTELPRPAKRLPKAERHRQLLDTALRIIRQHGADALTLGVLAEAAGVSKPVTYEHFGTRSGLLIELYRRIDDRQADALRAALARAPSRLSDIAQVMSTAYMDCHTTAGPEWHAVSAALKGDAEMDSVQHELVQRCVLIFRDALRPFSDLDPAELHVRCIGIVGAAEALSQEMTRGTIERIAAIGCLTTMATLTASAPAPGRPEDRNRPPLAVGGRIPR; encoded by the coding sequence ATGACGGAACTGCCCCGGCCCGCCAAACGACTTCCGAAGGCCGAGCGGCACCGACAGTTACTCGACACGGCCCTGCGGATCATTCGGCAGCACGGCGCGGATGCGCTCACGCTCGGTGTCCTCGCTGAGGCGGCCGGCGTCAGCAAACCGGTGACCTACGAGCACTTCGGCACCAGGTCCGGGCTGTTGATCGAGCTGTATCGCCGGATCGATGACAGGCAGGCCGATGCCCTGCGTGCGGCATTGGCACGTGCCCCGAGCCGTCTGTCGGATATCGCGCAGGTCATGAGTACGGCCTACATGGACTGTCACACCACCGCCGGGCCCGAGTGGCACGCAGTATCGGCAGCCCTGAAGGGTGATGCCGAAATGGATTCTGTGCAGCACGAACTCGTGCAGCGGTGTGTCCTGATCTTCCGCGATGCGCTGCGGCCGTTCTCCGATCTCGATCCGGCGGAACTGCATGTCCGCTGTATCGGCATCGTCGGTGCGGCCGAGGCGCTGTCCCAGGAGATGACGCGCGGCACCATCGAGCGGATCGCAGCCATCGGGTGCCTCACCACCATGGCAACCCTGACCGCAAGTGCACCCGCGCCGGGACGACCCGAAGATCGGAACCGGCCGCCGCTCGCCGTTGGGGGACGGATACCGCGGTGA
- a CDS encoding saccharopine dehydrogenase produces MSEKQLPVLIVGGSGVVGAKTAGLLRALHPELPITIGGRDREKARAVAARIGGAETATIDLDRPDLGLPADHHFGAIAVLLRDRTLNTLRYATAERIPYLSVSTGVFEIGPEVAMSSRHRDRAPVLLASHWLAGAAVFPTLHLTAGYRRLDTIRIGAVLEAADMGGPAAAEDYDRLTTAAPATLVFRNGRAEWITGEDADATVRRADGTVVRAQAYAPFDMISLAAATEARDIRFDLAYDPTAEHPDRPLSTEILIEVSGEKNGTRTTSRYEIVQPGGQAALTALGVALAVERLAGLDGRPAAAPGLYLPETLLDPAYVVGRMQEFGAEIRTRETQEVNA; encoded by the coding sequence ATGTCGGAAAAACAATTGCCCGTGCTGATCGTCGGCGGGTCCGGCGTAGTGGGCGCGAAGACGGCCGGGCTACTGCGCGCACTGCATCCAGAGTTACCGATCACGATCGGAGGCCGGGATCGAGAGAAGGCCCGGGCGGTAGCCGCGCGGATCGGTGGAGCCGAAACCGCCACCATCGATCTCGATCGACCCGATCTGGGTCTGCCCGCAGATCATCACTTCGGCGCGATAGCAGTCCTGCTGCGCGACCGGACGCTGAACACGCTGCGATACGCGACGGCCGAGAGGATCCCGTATCTCAGCGTCTCGACCGGGGTATTCGAGATCGGCCCCGAGGTGGCGATGTCGAGCCGCCACCGCGACCGCGCGCCGGTACTCCTCGCCAGCCATTGGCTCGCCGGAGCGGCAGTATTCCCGACTCTGCATCTCACGGCCGGCTACCGGCGCTTGGACACGATTCGTATCGGCGCGGTGCTGGAAGCGGCCGATATGGGCGGACCGGCGGCCGCGGAGGACTACGACCGCCTCACCACCGCCGCTCCGGCCACGCTCGTCTTCCGGAACGGCAGAGCGGAGTGGATCACCGGCGAGGACGCAGACGCGACGGTGCGCCGTGCCGACGGAACAGTGGTCCGAGCCCAGGCCTACGCACCGTTCGACATGATCAGCCTGGCCGCGGCCACCGAGGCACGCGACATCCGTTTCGACCTCGCCTACGACCCGACGGCCGAGCACCCGGACCGGCCACTGTCCACCGAGATCCTCATCGAGGTGTCCGGCGAGAAGAACGGGACCCGCACGACGTCGCGATACGAGATCGTGCAGCCCGGCGGCCAGGCCGCGCTGACGGCACTGGGGGTAGCACTCGCCGTGGAACGGCTCGCCGGCCTCGACGGCCGTCCGGCTGCCGCCCCCGGCCTCTATCTACCGGAAACACTGCTCGATCCGGCCTACGTGGTCGGCCGGATGCAAGAGTTCGGGGCCGAGATCCGGACCCGGGAAACCCAAGAGGTGAACGCATGA
- a CDS encoding PhoH family protein, with amino-acid sequence MGDQNPSAAGVRASEPAARTVRSSIELAPESVFPFLGSADENLRELEELLAADIHVRGNLVTLSGAPGDIALAERIVEQLVALTGRNRVITPEAVRHTVSMLTEGSSESPAEVLSLDILSRRGKTIRPKTLNQKRYVDAIDESTIVFGIGPAGTGKTYLAMAKAVQALQTKQVNRIILTRPAVEAGERLGFLPGTLNEKIDPYLRPLYDALHDMMDPEAIPKLMAAGVIEVAPLAYMRGRTLNDSFIILDEAQNTTAEQMKMFLTRLGFGSKIVVTGDVTQVDLPHGARSGLRAATEILGGIEDIHFTQLTSSDVVRHRLVSDIVDAYEKFEAEARPPVGPPHMSGNRAQRRAAGRTARG; translated from the coding sequence ATCGGCGATCAGAACCCCTCCGCGGCTGGGGTCAGGGCCTCGGAGCCCGCGGCACGCACCGTCCGTTCCAGTATCGAGCTCGCGCCCGAATCGGTCTTCCCGTTTCTGGGCTCCGCCGACGAGAACCTCCGTGAACTGGAAGAGCTGCTCGCCGCGGATATCCATGTGCGTGGCAATCTGGTCACCCTCAGCGGCGCGCCCGGCGATATCGCGCTGGCCGAGCGGATCGTCGAACAGCTGGTCGCGCTGACCGGGCGTAATCGGGTGATCACGCCCGAGGCGGTGCGCCATACGGTGTCGATGCTCACCGAGGGCAGTTCGGAATCTCCCGCCGAGGTGCTGAGCCTGGACATTCTCTCGCGCCGCGGTAAGACGATCCGCCCGAAAACGCTCAATCAGAAGCGCTACGTCGACGCGATCGACGAGAGCACGATCGTTTTCGGTATCGGTCCGGCCGGTACCGGAAAGACCTACCTGGCCATGGCCAAGGCGGTGCAGGCGCTGCAGACCAAACAGGTCAATCGGATCATCCTCACCCGTCCCGCGGTCGAGGCGGGAGAACGGCTGGGTTTTCTGCCCGGCACCCTCAACGAGAAGATCGACCCATATCTGCGGCCTCTCTACGACGCGCTGCACGACATGATGGACCCGGAAGCCATTCCCAAGCTGATGGCGGCGGGGGTCATCGAGGTCGCGCCCCTGGCATATATGCGTGGTCGAACCTTGAACGATTCGTTCATCATTCTGGACGAGGCGCAGAACACGACTGCCGAGCAGATGAAGATGTTCCTGACTCGGCTCGGGTTCGGATCGAAGATTGTGGTGACCGGTGACGTCACCCAGGTGGACCTGCCGCACGGCGCGCGGTCCGGGTTGCGGGCGGCCACGGAGATCCTCGGCGGTATCGAGGATATCCATTTCACCCAGCTCACCAGCAGCGATGTGGTTCGGCACCGGTTGGTCTCCGATATCGTCGACGCCTACGAGAAGTTCGAGGCCGAGGCCCGGCCGCCGGTGGGTCCGCCGCATATGTCGGGGAACCGCGCACAGCGGCGAGCGGCGGGCCGGACGGCGCGAGGCTAG
- a CDS encoding 16S rRNA (uracil(1498)-N(3))-methyltransferase has translation MAATVFYLDEIPEPGVVAVLDGAEGRHAATVRRIRAGEAVTLSDGRGLVAETEVVAAHKNQLDLLVRDRRRADPATPAVTVVQALPKSERSELAVELMTEAGADVIVPWQAARCVSNWEAKADKGVTKWRSAARAAARQSRRAYIPEITALQRTPEVVDAVRAATAQGAVVAALHESGTATFTGLPWRSAPAVTLIVGPEGGLDDAELTALARAGAEVVRLGPTVLRTSTAAAVALGALGALTPRW, from the coding sequence ATGGCCGCGACGGTCTTCTACCTCGATGAGATCCCGGAGCCCGGGGTCGTCGCGGTACTCGACGGCGCGGAGGGCCGGCATGCGGCCACTGTGCGCCGGATCCGGGCCGGGGAGGCTGTTACGCTCTCCGACGGCCGGGGCCTGGTGGCGGAGACGGAGGTCGTTGCCGCGCACAAGAACCAGCTCGATCTGCTGGTCCGGGACCGGCGCCGTGCCGACCCCGCCACACCTGCGGTCACCGTCGTTCAGGCGCTGCCGAAATCGGAGCGTTCGGAGCTGGCGGTCGAGCTGATGACCGAGGCCGGCGCGGATGTGATCGTGCCGTGGCAGGCGGCGCGCTGCGTCTCGAACTGGGAAGCCAAAGCGGATAAGGGCGTGACCAAATGGCGGTCGGCGGCCCGGGCCGCGGCCCGGCAGTCGCGTCGCGCCTACATTCCCGAGATCACGGCCCTGCAGCGCACACCGGAAGTGGTGGACGCGGTCCGCGCGGCGACGGCGCAGGGCGCGGTGGTGGCGGCCCTGCACGAATCGGGGACCGCGACCTTCACCGGACTGCCCTGGCGGTCCGCTCCGGCCGTCACCCTGATCGTCGGCCCCGAGGGCGGCCTCGACGATGCGGAGTTGACCGCATTGGCCCGGGCGGGCGCCGAGGTGGTCCGGCTGGGGCCCACGGTGCTGCGTACTTCCACCGCCGCCGCGGTGGCACTGGGCGCGCTCGGAGCGCTCACCCCGCGGTGGTGA
- the dnaJ gene encoding molecular chaperone DnaJ — MARDYYGLLGVGRDASDQELKRAYRKLARELHPDVNPDEAAQTRFKEVSAAYEVLSDPERRRIVDMGGDPLDAGGGAGGFSGAGFGGLGDVFEAFFGGMSGGAGGGGRKARGRVQPGADSLVRTRLSLAECAVGVTKHLTVDTAILCDLCQGAGTNGNSSPVRCETCGGAGEVQSVQRSFLGQVLTSRPCPTCRGAGETIPDPCHKCGGDGRVRARREIAAPIPAGVANGMRVRLAAQGEVGPGGGHAGDLYVEIVEQPHDVFVRDGDDLHCTVRVPMVDAALGTTVVIDTIMDGPTELSIGPGTQPGEISVLRGHGMPRLRSNARGDLMAHLDIVVPTKLDSKQTDLLRKYKGLRIKDKAEVMSAQSEHNSGLFARLRASFSGR, encoded by the coding sequence GTGGCACGGGACTACTACGGATTGCTCGGCGTGGGCAGGGATGCCTCCGACCAAGAGCTCAAACGCGCGTATCGCAAGCTGGCTCGCGAACTGCATCCCGATGTGAACCCGGACGAGGCGGCGCAGACCCGGTTCAAAGAGGTCTCCGCGGCGTACGAGGTGCTCTCGGATCCGGAGAGGCGCCGCATCGTCGATATGGGCGGTGACCCGCTGGACGCCGGCGGCGGCGCGGGTGGTTTCAGTGGCGCCGGGTTCGGTGGCCTCGGTGATGTGTTCGAGGCGTTCTTCGGCGGGATGAGCGGTGGTGCCGGTGGCGGCGGCCGGAAAGCCCGCGGCCGGGTGCAGCCGGGCGCGGATTCGCTGGTGCGGACCAGGTTGAGCCTGGCGGAGTGCGCGGTGGGGGTGACCAAACATCTGACCGTCGATACCGCGATCCTGTGTGATCTGTGCCAGGGTGCGGGCACCAACGGTAATTCCAGCCCGGTGCGCTGCGAGACCTGTGGCGGTGCCGGTGAAGTGCAGTCGGTGCAGCGTTCCTTCCTCGGCCAGGTCCTGACCTCGCGACCGTGCCCCACCTGTCGGGGCGCCGGTGAGACCATCCCGGATCCCTGCCACAAATGCGGTGGTGACGGCCGGGTACGGGCCCGCCGGGAGATCGCGGCGCCGATTCCGGCCGGTGTGGCCAACGGGATGCGGGTGCGTCTGGCCGCCCAGGGTGAAGTAGGCCCGGGTGGCGGGCATGCCGGTGACCTGTATGTGGAGATCGTGGAGCAGCCGCACGATGTGTTCGTGCGCGACGGTGACGATCTGCACTGCACCGTCCGGGTGCCGATGGTGGACGCGGCACTGGGGACGACCGTGGTCATCGACACCATCATGGACGGCCCGACCGAGCTCAGTATCGGACCCGGTACGCAGCCCGGGGAGATCTCGGTGCTGCGCGGACACGGTATGCCCCGGCTGCGATCCAACGCCCGCGGCGATCTGATGGCACACCTGGATATCGTCGTGCCGACCAAACTGGACAGTAAGCAGACCGATCTGCTGCGAAAGTACAAGGGCCTGCGGATCAAGGACAAGGCCGAGGTGATGTCGGCGCAGTCCGAGCACAACAGCGGTCTGTTCGCCCGGTTGCGCGCCTCCTTCAGCGGACGCTGA